The Sulfurimonas lithotrophica genome includes a region encoding these proteins:
- the atpC gene encoding ATP synthase F1 subunit epsilon, with product MDTFKLEIVTPNGLIYADEALSVTLPGEEGEFGVLAGHSSISTLLEAGVVDIEKTDKSVESVLINWGVVNVDEEKVVVLVEGAVAIRGESESDVARALEDAKELVKSIEDSGAAIATVSAKLENAAQKLI from the coding sequence AACGGTCTTATCTATGCAGATGAGGCTCTTAGCGTAACATTACCGGGAGAAGAGGGTGAATTTGGTGTTTTAGCCGGTCACTCATCTATCTCAACATTACTTGAAGCCGGTGTAGTTGATATTGAAAAAACAGATAAATCTGTAGAATCAGTATTAATCAACTGGGGTGTTGTTAATGTTGATGAAGAAAAAGTTGTTGTTCTAGTAGAGGGTGCTGTTGCTATTCGCGGTGAAAGTGAAAGTGATGTGGCTCGTGCTCTTGAAGATGCTAAAGAACTTGTAAAAAGTATTGAAGATTCAGGTGCTGCTATTGCTACCGTATCTGCAAAACTTGAAAATGCAGCTCAAAAATTAATATAG
- the tolB gene encoding Tol-Pal system protein TolB, producing the protein MKILFSILISVTFLFASDATIEVIKKVDSLPALAVEDSSVHNDETFKLRFFKALIADLNVLSLFNVDRHHVLSDYDTDTVDVRNKDMEYVLKYKIEPQDVGFVLEMKIISKNEIVLSKKYKINDSNKYMFVAHTIAYEINEFMEQPSIEWMKKKVIFSRIVGPKRSEIVIADYTLAYQHIVVKGGFNLFPKWSSQKQNGFYYTSLNEQKPTLKYVDTRDGSVRDIISSEGMMTCSDVNLDGSKLLLTMAPKGQPDIYMYDVASKISKKLTNFRGIDVGAQFKENNKIVFISNRLGYPNVFSKNIDTGDIEQMVYYGKNNSACTANGEYVIYKARESSNAFSKNTFNLHMISTKTDFIRRLTASGVNEFPRFSKDSDAVLFIKNYKNQSSIGIIRLNHNKNYLFPLKYGKLQAMDW; encoded by the coding sequence TTGAAAATATTATTTTCTATATTAATATCCGTAACATTTTTATTTGCAAGTGACGCAACTATTGAAGTTATAAAAAAAGTTGACTCTTTACCGGCATTAGCAGTTGAAGATTCTTCTGTCCACAATGATGAAACTTTTAAACTTAGATTTTTTAAGGCTTTAATAGCTGACTTGAATGTTTTATCCCTATTTAACGTCGATAGACATCATGTTCTTTCGGATTATGATACTGATACGGTAGATGTAAGAAATAAAGATATGGAGTATGTTTTAAAATATAAAATAGAACCGCAGGATGTAGGTTTTGTTTTAGAAATGAAAATAATAAGTAAAAACGAGATAGTTTTATCTAAAAAATATAAAATAAATGATTCAAATAAATATATGTTTGTAGCTCATACAATTGCATATGAAATTAACGAATTTATGGAGCAACCATCAATTGAGTGGATGAAGAAAAAAGTTATTTTTTCTCGTATAGTAGGTCCAAAGCGTAGTGAAATAGTTATTGCAGACTATACTTTGGCTTATCAACATATAGTTGTAAAAGGCGGTTTTAATCTGTTTCCAAAATGGTCTTCACAAAAACAAAACGGATTTTATTATACATCATTAAATGAACAAAAACCAACTCTAAAGTATGTTGATACCAGAGACGGAAGTGTAAGAGATATTATTTCTTCTGAAGGAATGATGACTTGTTCAGATGTTAATTTAGATGGTTCAAAACTTCTTTTAACAATGGCTCCAAAAGGTCAACCTGACATTTATATGTATGATGTTGCAAGCAAAATTTCTAAAAAGTTAACAAATTTTAGAGGTATAGACGTAGGAGCACAATTCAAAGAAAACAATAAAATAGTTTTCATCTCAAACAGATTAGGTTATCCAAATGTTTTTTCTAAAAATATTGATACCGGAGATATAGAGCAGATGGTATATTACGGAAAAAACAATTCTGCTTGTACTGCCAATGGAGAGTATGTAATATATAAGGCACGCGAGAGTTCAAACGCATTTTCAAAAAATACTTTTAATCTTCATATGATATCTACTAAAACAGATTTTATTAGACGCTTGACTGCTAGTGGAGTAAACGAGTTTCCTAGATTTTCAAAAGATTCGGATGCGGTTTTATTTATTAAAAATTATAAAAATCAAAGTTCAATAGGTATTATCAGATTAAATCATAATAAAAATTATCTTTTTCCATTAAAATATGGTAAATTACAAGCTATGGATTGGTAA
- a CDS encoding FKBP-type peptidyl-prolyl cis-trans isomerase, whose protein sequence is MAIEANQIVSLEYEVRDGDKLVDGNVGGAPLVFMFGKGQIIPGLENGIKDMAIGEKGDVLVKAADAYGEYNAEAKQEVPKEQFAGIELEVGMTLYGQGEDGGTVQVVVNEIGTDSVIIDFNHPLAGKDLMFSVTINNVRDASAEEAMTGIPAENKQEDDCCGTGGGSGCGCN, encoded by the coding sequence ATGGCAATTGAAGCAAATCAAATCGTATCGTTAGAGTATGAAGTACGTGATGGAGATAAATTAGTTGATGGGAACGTAGGTGGTGCACCGCTAGTATTTATGTTCGGTAAAGGTCAAATTATTCCGGGACTTGAAAACGGAATTAAAGATATGGCAATCGGTGAAAAAGGCGATGTACTTGTAAAAGCTGCAGATGCGTATGGTGAATATAATGCTGAAGCTAAACAAGAAGTGCCAAAAGAGCAATTTGCAGGTATTGAACTCGAAGTTGGAATGACTTTATACGGTCAAGGTGAAGACGGCGGTACCGTTCAAGTAGTTGTAAATGAAATTGGTACAGATAGTGTAATTATAGATTTTAATCACCCACTAGCTGGAAAAGATTTAATGTTTAGTGTAACTATAAACAACGTACGTGATGCTTCTGCTGAAGAAGCTATGACCGGGATACCGGCTGAGAACAAACAAGAAGATGATTGTTGTGGTACAGGTGGCGGCTCTGGCTGTGGATGCAACTAA
- a CDS encoding TonB C-terminal domain-containing protein codes for MVKDNNYYFYLSGFISLSLFFLVTATFIYMLFRDVKIKSYALDKKEFISVSLNTVVSIPKKNNLPNTIEEDITVPIQKEENINIDDLFSDVSTKEITKRKTKSKQIDSKRYNEIAKKVKKSKKKDVESISEKVKSIESNELAKQSDISSSDSSADEVNEYLAKIQATIYNHFNPPQNTQGKSAEVVIELSSIGKMLDFRVLTYSDNESFNDELKKIKKRLQSVIFPKNPNNENYRLRTIIISKE; via the coding sequence ATGGTTAAAGACAATAATTATTACTTTTACCTTAGTGGATTTATCTCACTATCTTTATTCTTCTTAGTTACTGCAACTTTTATATATATGTTGTTTCGTGATGTAAAAATAAAATCTTATGCATTAGATAAAAAAGAGTTTATATCTGTATCATTAAATACGGTTGTATCAATACCTAAAAAAAATAATTTACCAAATACTATAGAAGAGGATATAACCGTACCTATTCAAAAAGAAGAAAATATAAATATTGATGATCTTTTTAGTGATGTATCAACCAAAGAGATAACAAAAAGAAAGACTAAATCTAAACAAATAGACTCAAAAAGATATAATGAAATAGCAAAAAAAGTTAAGAAATCCAAAAAAAAAGATGTTGAGTCGATAAGCGAAAAAGTAAAATCTATAGAATCCAACGAATTGGCAAAACAATCAGATATAAGTTCTTCAGATTCATCAGCCGATGAAGTTAATGAATATTTAGCTAAAATTCAAGCTACAATTTATAATCATTTTAATCCACCTCAAAATACTCAAGGAAAATCTGCTGAAGTTGTTATTGAATTGAGTTCGATTGGTAAAATGTTGGATTTTAGGGTCTTGACTTACTCAGATAATGAGAGCTTTAATGATGAATTAAAAAAAATCAAAAAAAGATTACAAAGTGTAATCTTTCCCAAAAATCCTAATAATGAAAATTATAGATTGAGAACAATAATTATCTCTAAGGAGTAG
- a CDS encoding Fis family transcriptional regulator — MDATNFVTACASSAQAYKTATLLKTLNVNALISGEVGVGKKTLARYILNEAPMFDGKEYEDILATLQSTSEIIIINLENIPNIKIVLDIIVEKSIRLIATAKSSFYSEYIDEVCSIKFDIPPLSQRPEDVNELIKIYAQEASKLFNTSSEIKIDNFKPDLSSNSNSLKRQIMINSLFADISDSELMDIMQSYLSDKLGSNNDYRNFLHLYEVPLIRAGLDKFKSQLQLADKLGLNRNTLRKKISDNKDYLKENE, encoded by the coding sequence GTGGATGCAACTAATTTTGTAACTGCTTGTGCATCCAGTGCACAAGCATATAAAACTGCTACTCTCTTAAAAACTTTAAATGTTAATGCTCTTATTAGCGGTGAAGTAGGTGTAGGGAAAAAAACACTTGCAAGATATATTCTTAATGAAGCTCCTATGTTTGACGGTAAGGAGTATGAAGATATATTGGCAACACTTCAAAGTACAAGTGAAATAATTATAATTAATTTAGAGAATATACCTAATATAAAAATAGTTTTAGATATTATTGTAGAAAAATCAATAAGATTGATAGCAACTGCAAAAAGCTCTTTTTATAGTGAGTATATAGATGAAGTATGTAGTATTAAGTTTGATATACCACCGTTAAGCCAAAGACCGGAAGATGTAAATGAATTAATTAAAATATATGCACAGGAAGCCTCAAAATTATTTAATACTTCCAGTGAAATTAAAATTGATAATTTTAAACCTGATTTGTCTTCAAATTCGAATTCTCTAAAGAGACAAATTATGATAAATTCGCTTTTTGCTGATATAAGTGATTCTGAACTTATGGATATTATGCAGAGTTATTTGAGTGATAAATTGGGTTCAAATAATGACTATAGAAATTTTTTACATCTTTATGAAGTACCATTGATTCGTGCAGGCTTAGATAAATTTAAATCGCAACTTCAACTTGCGGACAAACTTGGATTAAATAGAAATACATTAAGAAAAAAGATATCAGATAACAAAGATTATTTAAAGGAAAATGAATGA
- a CDS encoding ExbD/TolR family protein, whose product MHYDWDEKPELNITPLVDIMLVLLAILMVIAPNIVYEENIKLPQGSTSKQLEKIPPVHISIKKDLTLKVNKDTFDLNSFEDNFYKYSRKLDLKATVLISADKSLDYGVVMGVLGAVKQSGFTEVSLATNG is encoded by the coding sequence ATGCATTATGATTGGGATGAAAAACCGGAATTAAATATCACGCCTTTAGTAGATATTATGCTTGTTCTTTTAGCTATTCTTATGGTAATCGCTCCCAACATAGTTTATGAAGAAAACATCAAATTACCTCAGGGTTCTACTTCTAAACAACTAGAAAAGATACCGCCTGTTCATATCTCAATAAAAAAAGATTTGACACTAAAAGTAAATAAAGATACTTTTGATTTGAATTCTTTTGAAGATAATTTTTATAAGTACTCAAGAAAGCTTGACTTAAAAGCTACAGTTTTAATCAGTGCTGATAAAAGCTTAGACTACGGTGTTGTTATGGGTGTATTAGGTGCTGTCAAGCAATCAGGTTTTACGGAAGTTTCCCTAGCTACAAATGGTTAA
- a CDS encoding tetratricopeptide repeat protein, with translation MKDRLLVLFLTSFLFNFVLYADEPSAFGAGDLNNPSPYGLTQEEEILLQNKKNLKKITVKSNDQSNELESLRDRIDGLQGIIESLSRKAHKNNLELKNLDQQNNERLISSSEFEKRLLEVSTSNAELIKKNEAEIKSLKLIISELSALIDNINKNYVSKDEFNSLVNDVNSFKQLVAKELKGSMQKQASSYSSKSNAEVAKEAREHYDKKRYTEAIDMYTYLIEKNYKPARAHYMIGEMKYYRKDYSEAIAYFKKSAKLYSKANYMPTLMLHTAFSMKYNNDNKNAKSFFEAIVKKYPNTKFSDEANKQLELMK, from the coding sequence ATGAAAGATAGATTATTAGTATTATTTTTAACTTCTTTTCTATTTAATTTTGTTCTTTATGCAGATGAACCGTCTGCATTTGGAGCAGGTGACTTAAATAACCCTTCCCCATATGGACTTACTCAAGAAGAAGAAATCCTTCTTCAGAATAAAAAAAATCTTAAAAAAATAACCGTAAAAAGTAATGACCAGTCTAATGAACTTGAATCTCTAAGAGATAGGATAGACGGCTTACAAGGTATTATTGAGAGTTTAAGTAGAAAAGCGCATAAAAATAATTTAGAATTAAAAAATTTAGATCAGCAAAATAATGAAAGACTAATTAGTTCAAGTGAATTTGAAAAACGTCTTTTAGAAGTATCTACTTCAAATGCAGAATTAATTAAAAAAAATGAAGCAGAAATAAAAAGTTTGAAACTTATAATTAGTGAGTTAAGCGCATTGATTGATAATATAAATAAAAATTACGTATCAAAAGATGAATTTAATTCGTTGGTAAATGATGTAAATTCGTTTAAACAACTTGTTGCAAAAGAACTCAAAGGTTCTATGCAAAAGCAAGCTTCTTCATATAGTTCTAAAAGTAATGCAGAAGTAGCAAAAGAAGCTAGAGAACACTATGATAAAAAGCGTTATACTGAAGCTATAGATATGTACACGTATTTAATAGAAAAAAACTATAAGCCTGCTCGTGCACATTATATGATTGGTGAAATGAAATATTATAGAAAAGATTATTCCGAAGCAATCGCATATTTTAAAAAAAGTGCAAAGCTTTACTCTAAAGCCAATTATATGCCGACACTTATGTTACATACTGCTTTTTCTATGAAATATAATAACGATAATAAAAATGCAAAATCTTTCTTTGAAGCAATTGTAAAAAAATATCCAAACACAAAATTTTCTGATGAAGCAAATAAACAGCTTGAATTAATGAAGTAG
- a CDS encoding MotA/TolQ/ExbB proton channel family protein — translation MFNEILDFYLKSHPVTIGVLVLLAIYFIVLNWVFFYRYFSLDNWLKQENDSFESLLLGASSVSESSYLHKFLRVSSTTKKEVLQLGMLAATKEATKGLSILSVFSSTTPFIGLFGTVVSILDTFTHIGQSSGSMSIISSGVSDALVATAAGIFVAIFAYTYHQILKRKSFEIINFLQMQSDAILSKKD, via the coding sequence ATGTTTAATGAAATCTTAGATTTTTATCTAAAAAGTCACCCTGTTACTATAGGTGTATTAGTATTATTGGCTATATACTTTATAGTATTAAATTGGGTGTTTTTTTATCGTTATTTTTCACTTGATAACTGGCTAAAACAAGAAAATGATTCTTTTGAATCCTTGCTTTTAGGAGCTTCAAGTGTTAGTGAATCTTCTTATTTGCATAAATTTTTAAGAGTATCATCCACAACTAAAAAAGAAGTACTACAGTTAGGAATGTTAGCAGCTACTAAAGAGGCTACTAAAGGTCTTTCAATATTATCTGTATTTTCATCTACTACACCATTTATAGGTTTATTTGGAACTGTTGTGTCAATTTTGGATACTTTTACGCATATAGGTCAAAGCAGCGGCAGTATGTCGATAATCAGTTCTGGTGTGTCAGATGCATTAGTAGCAACTGCAGCGGGTATATTTGTAGCGATTTTTGCTTACACTTACCATCAAATTTTAAAAAGAAAATCTTTTGAGATTATTAATTTTTTACAGATGCAAAGTGATGCTATACTTTCAAAGAAAGATTAG
- a CDS encoding OmpA family protein: MKKAILSGAILALILSGCSDSPKPQVDESTEEVKQVKEVAPVETETVSAENGNVINEDVTSSADSNEMNMASLESELVSAYFAFDKYDITSETRENISANASVANGNASAFMIKLEGNCDEWGSDEYNFALGLKRADAVKKALVSEGVDANRITMVSYGESNPVCNDKTRECWAKNRRVDYKLLP, from the coding sequence ATGAAAAAAGCAATTCTATCTGGTGCTATACTAGCACTTATATTAAGTGGTTGTAGTGATTCCCCTAAACCTCAGGTTGATGAGAGTACAGAAGAAGTTAAGCAAGTAAAAGAAGTTGCACCTGTTGAAACAGAGACCGTATCGGCAGAAAACGGTAATGTAATTAATGAAGATGTTACAAGTTCGGCGGACAGCAATGAGATGAATATGGCTTCACTAGAGAGTGAATTGGTATCAGCTTATTTTGCATTTGATAAATATGATATTACTTCTGAAACAAGAGAAAATATATCTGCTAATGCTTCAGTTGCAAATGGTAATGCAAGTGCTTTTATGATTAAACTAGAAGGTAATTGTGATGAGTGGGGTAGTGATGAATATAACTTTGCATTAGGACTTAAACGTGCAGATGCAGTTAAAAAAGCATTAGTTTCAGAAGGTGTAGATGCTAACCGTATTACTATGGTAAGTTATGGTGAATCCAATCCTGTTTGTAATGATAAAACAAGAGAGTGTTGGGCTAAAAATCGCCGCGTAGATTATAAACTTCTACCATAA